In a single window of the Zea mays cultivar B73 chromosome 5, Zm-B73-REFERENCE-NAM-5.0, whole genome shotgun sequence genome:
- the LOC109939270 gene encoding uncharacterized protein isoform X1: MINTVRSMAPSTLNQHRSVAALHHVPTKFPFVLFDDVESDDLPKFKSIVARIVVKFPRRHDSQHFILQDITGSKIEAISYRDNVQRFDTLLQQGSTYTLYGVAFYVSWGPYLFRNFGHRLELTLASRTVVEPFHLPIQFPSYPKHLMPFHEVLQQPHKRFIDVIGIVIHLAPLEHIGGRPYREAILMDSRWDIIVVGIWPELLQRNALRWVLARENKSIIIGTMLRRNKLHRCLQTSDHSTVEFDPDHHTTQRLQTIRRSMIQNPRSALINNYLERRRAYLATVVLDV, translated from the exons ATGATCAATACTGTAAGATCAATGGCACCATCTACACTTAACCAACATAGGTCGGTTGCAGCCCTACATCACGTCCCTACAAAGTTTCC TTTCGTGTTATTTGATGACGTTGAGAGCGATGACTTACCAAAATTTAAGAGTATCGTAGCCAGAATCGTTGTTAAGTTCCCTAGACGTCATGACAGCCAACATTTTATTCTACAAGACATCACT gggtcAAAAATAGAAGCAATTTCATACCGCGATAATGTCCAAAGATTTGACACCTTACTCCAACAAGGATCTACATATACATTATATGGAGTGGCGTTCTATGTAAGCTGGGGGCCGTATCTATTTCGGAATTTCGGACATAGGCTAGAATTGACCTTGGCATCTCGGACTGTTGTGGAACCATTCCACTTGCCAATTCAGTTCCCGTCTTATCCAAAACATCTTATGCCATTTCATGAGGTCCTCCAACAACCTCATAAGAGGTTTATAG ATGTAATAGGAATTGTCATTCATTTGGCGCCGTTAGAGCACATCGGTGGAAGGCCGTACAGAGAGGCCATACTAATGGATTCCAG GTGGGATATAATCGTCGTGGGTATATGGCCTGAACTGTTGCAAAGAAATGCTCTACGGTGGGTGTTAGCTAGAGAAAACAAGAGCATAATTATCGGAACTATGCTGCGTCGTAACAAGCTACACA GATGCTTGCAAACCTCGGACCATAGCACTGTTGAATTCGATCCAGATCATCACACCACACAACGGTTGCAGA CAATTCGGCGCTCCATGATCCAAAATCCGAGGAGTGCTTTAATCAACAATTATCTAGAGAGGAGACGTGCTTATCTGGCAACAGTGGTTCTGGATGTGTAG
- the LOC109939270 gene encoding uncharacterized protein isoform X2 produces the protein MAPSTLNQHRSVAALHHVPTKFPFVLFDDVESDDLPKFKSIVARIVVKFPRRHDSQHFILQDITGSKIEAISYRDNVQRFDTLLQQGSTYTLYGVAFYVSWGPYLFRNFGHRLELTLASRTVVEPFHLPIQFPSYPKHLMPFHEVLQQPHKRFIDVIGIVIHLAPLEHIGGRPYREAILMDSRWDIIVVGIWPELLQRNALRWVLARENKSIIIGTMLRRNKLHRCLQTSDHSTVEFDPDHHTTQRLQTIRRSMIQNPRSALINNYLERRRAYLATVVLDV, from the exons ATGGCACCATCTACACTTAACCAACATAGGTCGGTTGCAGCCCTACATCACGTCCCTACAAAGTTTCC TTTCGTGTTATTTGATGACGTTGAGAGCGATGACTTACCAAAATTTAAGAGTATCGTAGCCAGAATCGTTGTTAAGTTCCCTAGACGTCATGACAGCCAACATTTTATTCTACAAGACATCACT gggtcAAAAATAGAAGCAATTTCATACCGCGATAATGTCCAAAGATTTGACACCTTACTCCAACAAGGATCTACATATACATTATATGGAGTGGCGTTCTATGTAAGCTGGGGGCCGTATCTATTTCGGAATTTCGGACATAGGCTAGAATTGACCTTGGCATCTCGGACTGTTGTGGAACCATTCCACTTGCCAATTCAGTTCCCGTCTTATCCAAAACATCTTATGCCATTTCATGAGGTCCTCCAACAACCTCATAAGAGGTTTATAG ATGTAATAGGAATTGTCATTCATTTGGCGCCGTTAGAGCACATCGGTGGAAGGCCGTACAGAGAGGCCATACTAATGGATTCCAG GTGGGATATAATCGTCGTGGGTATATGGCCTGAACTGTTGCAAAGAAATGCTCTACGGTGGGTGTTAGCTAGAGAAAACAAGAGCATAATTATCGGAACTATGCTGCGTCGTAACAAGCTACACA GATGCTTGCAAACCTCGGACCATAGCACTGTTGAATTCGATCCAGATCATCACACCACACAACGGTTGCAGA CAATTCGGCGCTCCATGATCCAAAATCCGAGGAGTGCTTTAATCAACAATTATCTAGAGAGGAGACGTGCTTATCTGGCAACAGTGGTTCTGGATGTGTAG